From Hoeflea sp. 108:
GCCTGGACGACATCGCCGAGACCGTCGGCATAACGCTGGGCAACGCGAGCACGCGCCTGCATTTCGTCTTCCAGGATCGCGAGCTTTTCGATCAGGATCGCGGCCTGCAACGTGTCGAGGCGCGAGTTCAGGCCGACATGGATGTTGTCGTACTGGGTCTCGCCCTTGCCATGGAAGGCGAAAGAGCGCAGGCGAGCCGCAAAGGCGTCGTCATTGGTGAACATCGCACCGCCGTCGCCATAGCAGCCGAGCGGCTTGGCCGGATAGAAGCTGGTGGCGCCGACATGACCGAAGGCGCCGCACATCTTGCCGTCCTGCGAGCCGCCGATGGACTGGGCGGCGTCCTCTATGACAAGCAGGTTTTCGCGCTTGGCGATGGCGTCGATGGCCGCGTAATCGGCCGCGGTGCCGAACAGGTCGACCGGAATGATCGCCTTGGGCTTGAGGCGGCCTTCGGCCTTGATCATGGCGATCGCGGCTTCGAGGCTCTCGATGGAGATGTTGTAGGTGTCGGGCTCGATGTCGACGAAGACCGGCTCGGCCTTGGCGAGCGCAACCACTTCGGCGGTGGCAGCAAAAGTGAAGCTCGGCACAAACACCGCGTCGCCAGGACCGATGCCGGAAGCCAGCAGTGGCAGCAGCAGTGCGTCGGTGCCATTGGCGCAGGCCACGACATGCTTGACACCGATATATTTGGCCAGCTGGTTCTCGAATTCGGTGACTTCAGGACCGAGGATGTAGCGGCCGTCGTCGACCACCTTGTCGATGGCCGCTTTCAGACGGTCGCGGATTCTTTCGCGCTGCGCGCCGAGATCGATAAACTGCATTCTCGCCCCAAACCCTTTGATTTTGTTCGGCTGCTGGATAGCAGAGTTGCAGTTGGCGAAAAAGGCGAGCGGCCTGCGGCATGTCAGGCGCGGCTTGCGTTCTTGTTACTTTCGGTTGCGACGATTTCGCGTGGAATTTGGCGGAAAAGCTGGACTTCCAGCGAACCGGCTGATGAGCCGGCTTGCCGAAACGAAACATAAAGTGATCGCGAAAACCGTCGGAAAACGCCTGAATCAGGCCAATTCGCGTCGCCAGGGCGGGTTCGCGCCCGCCCGCGAAACAGTCACCGCGGCAGCCCTCGCCCCGAGCGAAAGTGCGCCGTGGATCGTCTGTTCCGACAGCTCCGAAATGGCAGCCTTGGTCAGCGCCTTCTGGTCGTGCAGCGAGGCGAGCACACCGGCATTGAAGGTGTCGCCGGCGCCGACCGTGTCGACCACGGTCACCTTGTCGGGCGTCACCGAAACCTTGTGGCGGCGGCTGTAGCCGGTTGCGCCCTTGCTGCCGGCGGTGACGATCACCAGCCTCGGGCCGCTGTCCAGCCATCGCGCGGCGACGTCGTCCTGGCTGCCCGTCTCGCCGAACCAGGCGAGGTCCTCGTCGGACAGCTTGACGATATCGGCCATCTTGATCATCCGCTGCATGCGTTCGAGATGGTGCTGCTTGTCCTGGATGAAGCCCGGGCGGATGTTGGGGTCGAGCATGGCGACGCGCTTTCCGTGCTCGCGCCGCATCAGCGCTTCATAGGCCGCGCCGCAAGGCTCGGGGATCAGGCTGATCGCGCCGAACAGCATGGCGTCGATGTCGTCGCCGAGTGCCGGAAGGTCTGCGTCGGTGAGCATCCGTCCCGCGGTGTTCTCGTCATAGAAGGTGTAGGTGGCGTGGCCGTTGTCGAGCCGGACGAAGGCAAGCGTCGTCGGTCGGCCAGAGAGATTGGCGTAGCGCGAGCCGACATTACTTGCAGCCAGCACGTCGCGGATCTGCTGGCCGAAGAGGTCCGATGACAGCCCTGAGAAGAATTCCGTGGGCACGCCGAGGCGGCCAAGCGCGATTGCCGAGTTGAAGATCGCCCCGCCGGCATAGGGCGCGAAGGACGGTTCGCCCGCTGTGCTCTGCCGCGGCAGCATGTCGATGAGCGCTTCGCCGCAGCACAGGATCATGGCTTGTCAGTCCCCATTGGATAGATGACACCCTTGCGGATGATGACGTTGGCGTAGAGCCTCGGCTCGCTGGTGGCAATGATCGTGTGCGCCGCCTTTACACGCTCGTAGAAGGTGTTGCCGGCAAGCGGCACCACGGCGAAGCCGGGCACACGATGCGCACACACGGCTTCGATCTCGCCATGCACCGGATCGGACAGCGTAGGATCGCCCTTCACCGACGAGCGGAAGATCGCCTGGGGCACGAAATCGTCGACCGGCAGCACCTGAAGCACCGCATCGAGCACAGGGATTAGGTCAAGTCCGTCGGCACGGATGACACGGCGGCCATGCTCCAATGCCGGATAGTTGCCGTCGACGATGGCGATCTCGTCGCCATGGCCCATGGCGCGCAGGGTGAACAGCAGTTCGGGACCGAGAACGGACGGGATTCCGATCAGCATTGCTCAAGGTCCCCGGGAAAGAGCGGTCGCGCCGACCAGAAAGCGCTCGGAAAGTGGCAGGCTTGCGCCGCCGAGGGCGCGCGCGTGGATGCCGACGGTCCCCTCGCGCACTGAGGGCAGGCGCAGGCCCTCGACGTCGATCCTGCCGATGGCGGATTGCACCGCTTCGACGAGGCGAGCGCGGACGGTGGTGGGCATCCAGCCGTCGATGACGGCGCTATCGAAATCGATGACGGAGGCGGACGCGACGATGGCGTAGGCGAGCGCATCGCCTGCTCTCGCCAGCCAGTCGTCGAGTGCCGGGCCCAGTTCGCCCCATTCCTCGGGCGATGACCACAGGTGCGAGGCATCCGTGCCCTGATCGTTCAGCGCCTTTTCGAGCATGGCGATGGAGGCGACATCGATAAGCTGTGTCGGTCTGCCGCCGGGGCCGGGCACGGGCATGGAGCCCAGCGCACCGGCATTGCCCGACGGGCCGCTGTACAGCCTGCCGTTGAGCACCACGCCGCCGCCGGCGAAGGCGCCGATGTAGAAATAGACGAAGTCGCGCAGAGTGCCGATGTCGCCGAACACAAGCTCCGCGCCACAGGCCGAGGTGGCGTCGTTCTGAAGGTAGACAGGGAAGGGGACCAGTGCCTGCAGGTCGGTGCGCATGTCCAGGTTGCGCCACTCCTCCATCACTTCGCGCGGCGCGCCCGCCGTGTCGACCCAGTTCCACAGTTCGAACGGCATGGCCACGCCGAGGCCGGCGATGCGCTTGTCCTGCTCGCGCGTCAGGCTGGCCCGCATCTGGGCGATGCCCGAGCGGACGAACTCGATCGTGTCGCGCGGGGCAGGGTAGCGATAGGAGCTCTGCAGCATCGCCCTGATGTTGCCGAGGAAGTCGATGAGCACGAGTTCGGCGCTGCGGCGGCCGATCTTGAGGCCGATGAAGAAGGCACCTTCGGGGTTGAGCGCCATCGGAATGGAAGGCTGACCGATCTTGCCGCGGATCGGTTCCTGGCGCAGCAGCAGCCCTTCGACTTCCAGCTCGCGCATGATGACGGAGACGGTCTGCGCCGACAGGCCGGTCATGCGCGCAATGTCGGATTTGGCCAGCGCGCCGCTCTGCCGGACAAGTGACAGCACCAGCCGCTCGTTGTGGTCGCGCATGCCGCTCTGGTTGGTGCCGCGCAAATGCTGGCCCTCCATCGCCTCCGGCGAACCGTACTTAATGCTCCCGGCCTCCACCGGCTTCCTCCGTCATTCCCGCGGTTCTGCCTCAAAAATCCGCAGTGTTCTTTTGGGGCAGAATGCGGCTGGCATGCAATCCTGTCAATAATAAATAAGAGTGATTTAATTATTGACTCACTCGTTCGATTGGTGTTTCGTTGGTGCCGGATACTCGACTGGGAAGAGTGCATGAGTGTCCTGGGCGGTGCCCCGATGATGGGGCCGCATGGTTTGTTTTTGGGAGGAGTACCCGATGAAATTTTCAGTTCTGAAGACGACTGTCTTTGGTGCGGCGGTTGCCGCGCTCGCAGGCATTGCTGCACCTGCATCGGCTGCCGATGTCGGCGCGTGCCTGATCACGAAGACCGATACCAATCCCTTCTTCGTCAAGATGAAGGAAGGTGCGACCGCCAAGGCCAAGGAGATCGGCGTCAATCTCAAGACCTACGCCGGCAAGATCGACGGCGACAGCGAGAGCCAGGTCGCGGCCATCGAGACCTGCATTGCCGACGGCGCCAAGGGCATCCTGATCACTGCTTCCGACACCAAGGGCATCGTGCCTGCGGTCAAGAAGGCGCGCGACGCCGGCATCCTGGTCATTGCACTCGACACTCCGCTTGAGCCGGCTGACTCGGCCGACGCCACCTTCGCCACCGACAACCTGCTAGCCGGCAAGCTGATCGGCCAGTGGGCGGCCGCAACCCTCGGCGACAAGGTCAAGGACGCCAAGGTTGCCTTCCTCGATCTGACGCCGTCGCAGCCGACGGTCGACGTGCTGCGCGACCAGGGCTTCATGATGGGCTTCGGTATCGACGTGAAGGACCCCAACAAGATCGGCGACGAGGACGATCCGCGCATCGTCGGTCACGACGTCACCAACGGCAACGAAGAGGGCGGCCGCAAGGCCATGGAAAACCTTCTCCAGAAGGACCCTTCCATCAACGTCGTCCACACCATCAACGAGCCTGCCGCTGCCGGCGCCTATGAGGCGCTGAAGGCTGTCGGTATGGAAAAGAACGTGCTGATCGTCTCCGTCGACGGCGGCTGCCCAGGCGTCAAGAACGTCGAGGCCGGCGTCATCGGTGCCACCTCGCAGCAATATCCGCTGCTGATGGCATCGCTCGGCATCGAGGCGATCAAGAAGTTCGCCGACAGCGGCGAGAAGCCCAAGCCGACCGAAGGCAAGAGCTTCTTCGACACCGGCGTGGCGCTGGTGACCGACAAGCCCGCCAAGGGTGTCGAGTCGATCGACGTAAAGACCGGCCTGTCCAAGTGCTGGGGTTGATCTGATCGCCTGACGGCGTGACACTCTCTTGCAGACGGAGGGCGGCCAGTCCCCTTGGTCGCCCTTCCTGCAAGAGGGATGCAAAGTCCCTCAACGGGAGGAATTCGATATGTCTGACGCTTCGGCAGATGCCAGGCGGCCGCAAGAGTTCGAGAAGGTTCTCTCGGGCAGCGACACGTCGGTGGCAAGTTTCGACACCCATACCCGCTCGACGGTCGAGAAGATCCAGCACTTCCTGCACTCGAACCCGGCTGCCGTGCCGCTGATCGTGCTTGTTGCCTCGCTGGCGGCTTTCGGCCTCATCATCGGCACAAAATTCTTCTCCGCCTTCTCGATGACGCTGATCCTCCAGCAGGTGGCTATCACGGGCGTCATCGGTGCGG
This genomic window contains:
- a CDS encoding DegT/DnrJ/EryC1/StrS aminotransferase family protein — translated: MQFIDLGAQRERIRDRLKAAIDKVVDDGRYILGPEVTEFENQLAKYIGVKHVVACANGTDALLLPLLASGIGPGDAVFVPSFTFAATAEVVALAKAEPVFVDIEPDTYNISIESLEAAIAMIKAEGRLKPKAIIPVDLFGTAADYAAIDAIAKRENLLVIEDAAQSIGGSQDGKMCGAFGHVGATSFYPAKPLGCYGDGGAMFTNDDAFAARLRSFAFHGKGETQYDNIHVGLNSRLDTLQAAILIEKLAILEDEMQARARVAQRYADGLGDVVQAAKAPAGGRSAWAQYAIETADRDGLKKHLQEQGIPSVIYYVKPLHTQVAYSHYPRTPNGLPVSEAVPGTILCLPMHPYLSEADQDRIITTIRNYVGSNSAKIAAE
- a CDS encoding carbohydrate kinase; translated protein: MILCCGEALIDMLPRQSTAGEPSFAPYAGGAIFNSAIALGRLGVPTEFFSGLSSDLFGQQIRDVLAASNVGSRYANLSGRPTTLAFVRLDNGHATYTFYDENTAGRMLTDADLPALGDDIDAMLFGAISLIPEPCGAAYEALMRREHGKRVAMLDPNIRPGFIQDKQHHLERMQRMIKMADIVKLSDEDLAWFGETGSQDDVAARWLDSGPRLVIVTAGSKGATGYSRRHKVSVTPDKVTVVDTVGAGDTFNAGVLASLHDQKALTKAAISELSEQTIHGALSLGARAAAVTVSRAGANPPWRRELA
- a CDS encoding RbsD/FucU domain-containing protein, translating into MLIGIPSVLGPELLFTLRAMGHGDEIAIVDGNYPALEHGRRVIRADGLDLIPVLDAVLQVLPVDDFVPQAIFRSSVKGDPTLSDPVHGEIEAVCAHRVPGFAVVPLAGNTFYERVKAAHTIIATSEPRLYANVIIRKGVIYPMGTDKP
- a CDS encoding ROK family transcriptional regulator, producing the protein MEAGSIKYGSPEAMEGQHLRGTNQSGMRDHNERLVLSLVRQSGALAKSDIARMTGLSAQTVSVIMRELEVEGLLLRQEPIRGKIGQPSIPMALNPEGAFFIGLKIGRRSAELVLIDFLGNIRAMLQSSYRYPAPRDTIEFVRSGIAQMRASLTREQDKRIAGLGVAMPFELWNWVDTAGAPREVMEEWRNLDMRTDLQALVPFPVYLQNDATSACGAELVFGDIGTLRDFVYFYIGAFAGGGVVLNGRLYSGPSGNAGALGSMPVPGPGGRPTQLIDVASIAMLEKALNDQGTDASHLWSSPEEWGELGPALDDWLARAGDALAYAIVASASVIDFDSAVIDGWMPTTVRARLVEAVQSAIGRIDVEGLRLPSVREGTVGIHARALGGASLPLSERFLVGATALSRGP
- a CDS encoding sugar ABC transporter substrate-binding protein; the encoded protein is MKFSVLKTTVFGAAVAALAGIAAPASAADVGACLITKTDTNPFFVKMKEGATAKAKEIGVNLKTYAGKIDGDSESQVAAIETCIADGAKGILITASDTKGIVPAVKKARDAGILVIALDTPLEPADSADATFATDNLLAGKLIGQWAAATLGDKVKDAKVAFLDLTPSQPTVDVLRDQGFMMGFGIDVKDPNKIGDEDDPRIVGHDVTNGNEEGGRKAMENLLQKDPSINVVHTINEPAAAGAYEALKAVGMEKNVLIVSVDGGCPGVKNVEAGVIGATSQQYPLLMASLGIEAIKKFADSGEKPKPTEGKSFFDTGVALVTDKPAKGVESIDVKTGLSKCWG